A region from the Phycisphaerales bacterium genome encodes:
- a CDS encoding cysteine dioxygenase family protein yields MVSAQTSCPNATRNYPKLAEVIDYLGSLQSRADLAILSDLLSKLNVSRHDIAPACVFGARGYRRNTICETQWFELLALCWRSGDCTPIHDHRGVSCAFRIVEGTGTEIRFQKTPSGLVCPVEAISMPPGYVCAADEPDIHQVSNMQAPGKDLITLHIYSPPIQKMNTYRFAQSVSAECADRYDNCEIASDDMPC; encoded by the coding sequence ATGGTCTCCGCCCAAACATCCTGCCCCAACGCCACGCGGAACTACCCCAAACTCGCCGAGGTCATCGACTATCTCGGCTCGCTCCAATCTCGCGCCGACCTCGCGATCCTCAGCGACCTGCTCTCCAAGTTGAACGTCTCCCGCCACGACATCGCCCCCGCCTGCGTCTTTGGCGCACGTGGCTACCGTCGCAACACCATCTGCGAGACCCAGTGGTTCGAACTCCTCGCCCTCTGCTGGCGCAGCGGCGACTGCACCCCCATCCACGACCATCGCGGCGTCAGTTGCGCCTTCCGCATCGTTGAGGGCACGGGCACCGAGATCCGCTTCCAGAAAACGCCTTCCGGACTCGTCTGTCCCGTGGAGGCGATCAGCATGCCGCCGGGCTACGTCTGCGCCGCCGATGAGCCCGACATCCACCAGGTCTCCAACATGCAGGCCCCGGGCAAGGACCTCATCACGCTCCACATCTACTCGCCGCCCATCCAGAAGATGAACACATACCGCTTCGCCCAGTCTGTCTCCGCCGAGTGCGCCGATCGCTACGACAACTGCGAGATCGCCTCCGACGACATGCCCTGCTGA
- a CDS encoding aminotransferase class V-fold PLP-dependent enzyme: MSAPLPNPSELATHWDLDQSTVYLNHGSFGATPRRVREAQHHLQTDLEREPVRFFVEKLEAAIDRSRKAIAPLLGCPWDQVAPVPNATTGVATVLASVVDQKLIAPGDELLATAHEYPACLNNLRRAARQAGARVVTVDLPFPVRHADEILERILDAVTPRTRLALISHVTAASGIRLPVERLAPELETRGVRVLIDGAHAPGMLDLNLATLGATWYTGNAHKWICSPKGSAILWACDAVRDALRPLVLSNNAERPKPGRDRFLTEFDYQGTSDPTPFASVADAVECMASLVPGGWPEIRQRNHNLCLAGRDILCKALGLEPPVPNDMLGSISTLTLPAAANTPPAPTRYHDPLQDALVDRHHIQVPVWSLPNGTRCLRISAQVYNSLDQYRYLADALKAELRR; this comes from the coding sequence ATGAGCGCCCCGTTGCCCAATCCCAGCGAACTCGCCACACACTGGGACCTCGACCAAAGCACCGTCTACCTCAACCATGGCAGTTTCGGTGCCACACCACGCCGCGTCCGCGAGGCCCAGCACCACCTCCAGACCGATCTCGAGCGCGAGCCTGTCCGCTTTTTCGTCGAGAAACTCGAGGCCGCAATCGACCGCTCACGCAAGGCCATCGCCCCACTCCTCGGCTGTCCCTGGGACCAGGTCGCCCCAGTCCCCAATGCCACCACCGGCGTCGCCACAGTCCTCGCCTCGGTCGTCGACCAGAAACTCATCGCGCCCGGCGATGAACTCCTCGCCACCGCGCACGAGTATCCCGCCTGCCTGAACAATCTCCGCCGCGCCGCCAGACAAGCCGGTGCGCGCGTCGTCACCGTCGATCTCCCCTTCCCGGTGCGCCACGCCGATGAGATCCTCGAGCGCATCCTCGACGCCGTCACCCCTCGCACACGCCTCGCGCTCATCAGCCACGTCACCGCCGCCAGCGGCATACGCCTCCCCGTCGAACGCCTCGCCCCCGAACTCGAAACGCGCGGCGTCCGAGTCCTCATCGACGGCGCTCACGCCCCCGGCATGCTCGACCTCAACCTTGCCACCCTCGGCGCCACCTGGTACACCGGCAACGCCCACAAGTGGATCTGCTCCCCCAAAGGCTCCGCCATCCTCTGGGCCTGCGACGCCGTGCGCGACGCCCTCCGTCCCCTCGTCCTCTCCAACAACGCCGAACGCCCCAAACCAGGCCGAGACCGCTTCCTCACCGAGTTCGACTATCAGGGCACCAGCGACCCCACACCCTTCGCCAGCGTCGCCGACGCCGTGGAGTGCATGGCCTCCCTCGTCCCCGGCGGCTGGCCCGAGATCCGCCAGCGGAACCACAACCTCTGCCTCGCCGGCCGCGACATCCTTTGTAAGGCCCTGGGCCTCGAGCCTCCCGTCCCCAACGACATGCTGGGCAGCATCTCCACCCTCACCCTCCCCGCCGCGGCCAACACTCCGCCCGCCCCCACCCGCTACCACGACCCGCTCCAGGACGCCCTCGTCGACCGCCACCACATCCAGGTCCCCGTCTGGAGCCTGCCCAATGGCACACGCTGCCTGAGAATCAGTGCCCAGGTGTACAACTCCCTCGACCAATACCGCTACCTCGCCGACGCCCTCAAGGCCGAACTCCGCCGATAA